The region TCGTCCGCTCCTGGCTGCTCGACCTGCTCGACCGGGCCCTCGAAGAGGACCCGGAGTTGTCCAGCCTGCGCGGTTACGCCGAGGACACCGGCGAGGGCCGGTGGACGGTCGACGAGGCGGTGCGGCTGGCCGTACCGATGAACGTCATCGCCGCCGCCCTGTTCGCCCGGTTCGCCTCGCGACAGGACGACTCGCCGGCCATGAAGGCCGTCGCGGCGTTGCGGTTCCAGTTCGGCGGCCACGCCATCCACAAGAACTAGGCGGCGAGCCTAGATCGTGTACGTCCGTCGGCTAGAACTGGTCGACTTCCGCTCGTACGAGCGGGTCGAAATCGACCTGAACCCCGGCGGGAACGTACTCGTCGGCTCCAACGGGGTGGGTAAGACCAACCTCGTCGAGGCGCTCGGCTATGTGGCGACCCTGGCAAGTCACCGGGTCGCCACCGACGCGCCGCTGGTGCGGGCCGGTGCGGACGCGGCGGTGATTCGATGTGCCATCGTGCACGACGCTCGCGAACTGCTGGTCGAGTTGCAGCTCGTGCCGGGCCGGGCCAACCGGGCCCGGTTGGGGCGATCACCGGTCCGACGGGCCCGGGACGTGCTTGGCGCGCTGCGCCTGGTGCTCTTCGCCCCGGAGGATCTCGAACTGGTCCGGGGCGACCCGGCCGAGCGGCGGCGCTACCTCGACGATCTGCTGGTTACCCGGATGCCCCGATACGCTGGGGTACGCGCCGACTACGAGCGGGTGGTCAAGCAACGTAACGCCCTGCTCCGTACGGCGTATCTCGCCCGTCGGGCCGGTCGTCCCCGCGGCACGCGCCCCCGTCCGGAGGCCGGGGACCCGGAGCTGGGCGGAGCCGCTACCGACCTGTCCACCCTCGACGTCTGGGACACCCACCTGGCGCACCACGGGGCGGAGTTGCTGGCTGGCCGACTCGAACTCGTCGCGGCCCTGAGTCCGCATGTGACCAAGGCGTACGACGCGGTCGCGGCCGGTCGGGGTGCGGCGGGGATGAGCTACCGGTGCTCGGTGGATCTCACCGACGTACCACCCGATCGGCCTGCCCTCCAGGCGGCGTTGGCGGCGGCGCTGGCCGGCTCCCGGGCCGCCGAGGTGGAACGGGGTGTGACCCTGGTCGGGCCACATCGGGACGACCTCGCGCTCAGCCTGGGGCCGCTGCCGGTCAAGGGATACGCGAGCCACGGCGAATCCTGGTCGTACGCGTTGGCGTTGCGGCTGGCCGCCTACGACCTGCTCCGCTCCGACGGCATCGAGCCGGTACTTGTTCTCGACGACGTCTTCGCCGAGCTGGACGCCGGCCGGCGGGAACGGCTGGCCGATCTGGTCGCCGGGGCGAGTCAGCTGTTGGTCACCTGCGCGGTCGCCGAGGACGTGCCCCGGGCGCTGCGGGGTGCCCGCTACGAGGTGGCCGGAGGCGAGGTGCGTCGTGTCGAGTGATGCCGAGCCGCGCCGGGCGAGACCGGACGGTACGGGGGCCGGTGGCAGGCCGGTGGGCGAGGAGGAGTTGGCCGGGCCGGAGCTGGCTCGGGCGGTGCTGGACGCGGCCCGGGCCCGGCGGGAGGCGGCCCGGCCCAGACGGCGTACCCCGGGTGGGTCGGACCTGGCGGATGGTGACCGCACGTCGGCAGCCGGCCGGAGCGGATCTGGTCGGCGGCTACGGGGCTATTCCGGGCCGGGGCCCGATCCCCGCGACCCGCAGCTGCTCGGCAGCGTGCTGGCCCGACTGGTCAAGGCTCGGGGCTGGCAGCGGCCAGCGGCCGAGGCGACGGTCTTCGGCGAGTGGGAACGGGTGGTTGGTCCGGAGGTGGCCAAGCACAGCCGACCGGTCAAGCTGGAGAACGGCGAGTTGACCGTGGAGGCGGAGTCCACCGCGTGGGCGACCCAGCTGCGGCTGCTTGCCGCGTCGCTCCTACAGCAGATCGCCGCCGTGGTCGGCCATAACGTGGTGCGCAAGCTGCACATTCATGGACCGGCCGCGCCGTCGTGGTCCCGGGGGCCGCGTCGGGTGCCGGGCCGTGGCCCCCGGGACACGTACGGCTGACCGTCGTCCGGTGTCGTTGCCGGGCGGTACGCCGACCGGCTCGCCTGCCGCACCGCTTCGGCCGGCAGGCGTACGTGGTGCCCGTTCGGCGGGGTTGTCCACCGGGATGGTCGATCCGGACTTCAGGTCCTACCGGTGGAGCGGTCAGCCGTACACACAGACGGTGGAGCGGTCGGCCGTTCGCGTAGACGGTGGAGCGGTCAGCCGTTCGCGTAGACGGCGAAGCCCCGGTCGGCGCACCGGCGGTAGAAGCCGGCGAGCACGCTGAGCTCGGAGTGGAAGAAGCGCCAGTGCGGTGCCGCACCGGAATCGTCGCGAAGCGCGTCGAGACGGCTGTCCAGCCACCGGAGCTGCTGTTCGGGGAGGCGCCCGTCGGCGAGCGCGGCGCGGAGTACGGCACCGACCGTGTC is a window of Micromonospora polyrhachis DNA encoding:
- the recF gene encoding DNA replication/repair protein RecF (All proteins in this family for which functions are known are DNA-binding proteins that assist the filamentation of RecA onto DNA for the initiation of recombination or recombinational repair.); amino-acid sequence: MYVRRLELVDFRSYERVEIDLNPGGNVLVGSNGVGKTNLVEALGYVATLASHRVATDAPLVRAGADAAVIRCAIVHDARELLVELQLVPGRANRARLGRSPVRRARDVLGALRLVLFAPEDLELVRGDPAERRRYLDDLLVTRMPRYAGVRADYERVVKQRNALLRTAYLARRAGRPRGTRPRPEAGDPELGGAATDLSTLDVWDTHLAHHGAELLAGRLELVAALSPHVTKAYDAVAAGRGAAGMSYRCSVDLTDVPPDRPALQAALAAALAGSRAAEVERGVTLVGPHRDDLALSLGPLPVKGYASHGESWSYALALRLAAYDLLRSDGIEPVLVLDDVFAELDAGRRERLADLVAGASQLLVTCAVAEDVPRALRGARYEVAGGEVRRVE
- a CDS encoding DUF721 domain-containing protein, with amino-acid sequence MSSDAEPRRARPDGTGAGGRPVGEEELAGPELARAVLDAARARREAARPRRRTPGGSDLADGDRTSAAGRSGSGRRLRGYSGPGPDPRDPQLLGSVLARLVKARGWQRPAAEATVFGEWERVVGPEVAKHSRPVKLENGELTVEAESTAWATQLRLLAASLLQQIAAVVGHNVVRKLHIHGPAAPSWSRGPRRVPGRGPRDTYG